GGTCGATGCCGAGGTGGCTGGCATAGTGGCGCGGAAGATAGACGGAGATGGCGATCGCGACGGCCGAGAGCGGCAGGCTGGTGGCGGCGAAGGCGATGGCCGTCGAAAGGGGCAGGCGCCGGGCGCGGGCCACCATGGAGTCGCTCATGAAGTCCTTCTCATCCCACATCGCGCCTCTCGCGGGGCGTGTTTGGGACAAGGTTAGGCGTGATTGCGCCGGCCGGGGCAAGCGAAAATCGCGCCTTGAAAAGGGCGGCCCGCGCGGACCGCCCTGATCAGGTCCAAAGGAAGCCTCGGACCTAGACCCTGTCCCGGCTGACTTGAATCAAGTCAGCCGGGATGACCAGGGTCGCAGGCTTTATCTGGAGCCCATCGTCTCCCGTCACGATGATCCATCGTGACGCGGATGGGCTCTAGCCGCCTTGCATCTTGCGGAAGAACTTCCCGCTCTGCTCGCCGCCGTTCAGATAGGCCTGCTGGCCGGCCGGGTCGGAGATCTTGGCCCAGTTGTCGCGGACCTCTTCCACCGACAGGCCGCCCTCGCCGAGGTAGACGCCCTCGGTTTCATAGAGGCGGGTCAGCGCGAAGGCGCCGGCGCCGGCGGTCAGGATCGCGCCGGTGGGGGCCTCTTCCGAGGCCAGGTAGACGACGCCCGGGGTCACGTATTCCGGCTTCAGCTTTTCCAGGATTTCGGCGGGCATCAGGTTCTCGGTCATGCGCGTGGCGGCGACCGGGCTGATGGCGTTGATGTGGATGTTGTTCTTCTGGCCCTCAAGCCGGATCGTGTTCATGAACCCGATGATGCCCAGCTTGGCCGCGCCATAGTTGGACTGGCCGAAGTTGCCGTACATGCCCGACGATGAGGTCGTCACGACGATGCGGCCGTAGTTCTGCTCGCGCATGATGTCCCAGACGGCCTTGGTCGGCTTGACCGTGCCCATCAGGTGGACGTTCACCACCAGCTCGAAGTCTTCCATGGTCATCTTGGCGAAGCTCTTGTCGCGCAGGATGCCGGCGTTGGCGATCAGCACGTCGATGCGGCCCCACTGGTCCATGGTCTGCTTGACCATGTGGGCCACGCCGGCGTCGTCGGTGACCGAGCCCCCGTTGGCGATGGCTTCACCCCCCATGGCCTTGATCTCCTCGACCACGGCGTCGGCGGCGGCCGAGGAGCCGCCCGAACCGTCCATCGAGCCGCCCAGGTCGTTGACCACAACCTTGGCCCCGCGCCGCGCCAGCTCCAGCGCGTGCTGCTTGCCCAGGCCGCCGCCCGCACCGGTGACGATCGCCACTTTGCCGTCGAAGCGGATATCCGCCATGGAAGTCTCTCCAGAAACAGGGTCAGAATTTCGCGCGGTTTGTGCGGCGCGGGCGAAGGCAGGTCAAGCGGCCGTCGCCACCGCCTGGCCCCGGGCCTTGGCTTGCCAAGCGTGTCGACGAAGTCCCTGCAACAGCTGGCCCGCCGGTTCGAGTAGCGCCCCCTCTGCTTATGTTGGGCGGCGCTTGCCGCAACGACAGCCTCGCATTCTCGCCGGGACGCCGACAGGATGGCGCGAAAGCGGCCGACCTCCGGCCACGCGACACGGGGAAACACCATGGATCTCACCAACGCCTCGGCCCTGGTCACCGGCGGCGCCGGCGGCTTCGGCAGCGCCACGGCGCGCCGTCTCGCCCAGCGGGGCATGAAGGTGGTCATCGCCGACGTGGCCGACGAGCGCGGCGAGGCTCTTGCGAAAGAGCTGGGCGCCGGCTCTGTCTATGTGCGCACCGACATCATGGACGAGGAGTCCATCGCCCGGGCCGTCCAGGCGGCCGTGGATCTCGCCCCCCTGCGCGCCGCCGTGGTGGTGCATGGCGGGCCCCCGCCGCCGGGCGCCACCGGCGCGGCCCGCACCGTCAACCGCGAGGGCAAGCGCATCCCGCTGGCCCACTTCGCCCACACGGTCGGGGTCTATCTCAACAGCGCCTTTGCGGTCACCAGCCAGGCCGCCGAGGCCATGGCCAAGAACGCGCCGCTCGCCTCCAATCAGCGCGGCGTGGTGATCAACACCGCCTCCATCGCCGGCTACGAGGGCCAGCCGGGCCAGGCGGCCTATTCGGCGGCCAAGGGCGGCATCATCGGCATGACCCTGACCATCGCCCGCGACCTGGCGCCGATCGGCGTGCGGGCCATGGCCATCGCGCCCGGCACCTTCCTGACGCTCGCCTATTCCGCCCGCATGACCGACGAGGAGGCCCAGGCCAAGTGGGGCCCCATGGTCCCCAACCCCCACCGCATGGGCGACCCCGACGAATACGCCCAGCTGGCCGCCCAGATCTGCGAGAACGACTTCCTCAACGGCACCACCATCCGCCTCGACGGCGCGCAGAGGTTCTAGGGCCGGCCGTCAACGAAGCCAGTTCAGAACCTGCAAGCCGGCGACCCGGCCGAATTCGCGTTCGTTGTCGGTGACGACGATGTGGCCCGACGAAATTGCGTGGGCGGCGATCAGCATGTCGTTGCCGCCGATCGGGGTTCCCGCCGCTTCAAGGCGCGCGCGCAATTCGCCGTAGGCTCTATCGGCAGGCGCTTCAAATGGCAGGATCTCGAGGGCGCTTAGGACGGCTTCGAGTTGCGCGGTCAGGCGCTCTGACCCCTTCTTGGCGGCTCCAAATCGAAGTTCGGCCGCGACGATCACGCTGGTGCAGACGGCGTTCTCGCCGACTTCGACGATCCGTGAAGCGATCCGTCCCTGAGGATTGCGCACAAGATCGGAGAGGATGTTGGTGTCCAGCAGATGCCGCATCAGAGATCAACAGCGTCCGGGATCGGGTCGGCGATCTCGGGGAAGTTTTCATCCAGAGCCGACAATCCCGCGAGCACGGCCAACAGCGATTTCGGCGCTGCGGCTTCGATGATCAGTCGGTCTCCCTCCCTGTGCATGATGGCGTCTTCGCCAGGCAATTCGAACTCACGGGGAATGCGGACGGCCTGGTTACGGCCGTTCTTGAACAGCTTGACGTGGCGATGAACAGTCATGGCCGAACATTAGCCTATGCCATGACATATGCCAAGACCGCCCGCGCCTACCTCGCCGCCACTTCCGTCCCGCGCAGGAACTTCACCAGCACCCGCTGGCCGATGAGGAACGGCGCGTCCTGGGCTGAGACCACCACCTCCACCACCCGGTCGTCGGTGCGTTCGCTGGGGTCGTCGGAGACCAGTTTGCGGGCGCCGAACACCGCGGCCTGGCGCAGCACCGTGCCGCGATAGGTCTTGGTGGGGTCGCTCTCGGGGGCGATCTGCACGGCCTGGCCGATGCTGACATAGGGCAGGGCCCCCTCGGCGATCTCGGCGCGGACGATGTGCGGCGCGGTCGGCTCCAGGTCGAACATGGTCGAGACGTTCAGGGTCGAGGCCCCGGCGCCGGGATTGGCGTAGCGCCGGGCGATGCGGCCGTCGGCCGGCGCGCGGATGATGGTCAGTTCGCGGTTGTACTGCGCCTGGGCCAGGGCCGCCTGGGCCGTGGCGATGCTGGCGCGCTGCGCCTCGAGGGTGGCCTGGGCCTCGCGGATCTTGTCCTGCGCCTGGTCCAGGCGCTGGCCGGCCACGAAGTTGGTGGCCACCAGGCCCTGCAGGCGGGCGCGTTCGCGCTGAGCGGTGGAGAGCTGCACCTGGGTCATCGCCATCTGGGCCTGGGCCTGACGCACGGCGGCGGCGGCTTGGGCCGCGGCCAGGCGCGGTTCGTCGTCCTCCTGGCGGGCCAGGACCTGGCCCTTGGTGACCCGGTCGCCCTCGCTCACCAGCACCTCGCGCACGATGCCGGCGCGGCGCGCGGCCACCTGGATCATGCCGCCCTCGACGTCGGCCTTGCCGTTGGCGATGGCCACGAAGGGGCTCTTTGGGGCCTTGGCGGCGGCCAGCTTCTCGGCGGCGGCCTTCTGGGCCTTGGCCTTGCCGTTCATCACCACGGCCCCGCCCACCGCCACGGCGAGGACGATGACGATCAGCCAGACGACGTGGCGGCGGAGGAAGGCGAACATGGTCTTAGGCTCCGATGAGCTCAGGGGTTTTGGCGCCGCCGGGCGCCGGCGTCGTGCGCCGGTCGTCCAGGATACGGCCGTCCTCGATGTGGATGATGCGGTCGGCATAGGCCTCCAGCCGCGGGTCGTGGGTGACGCAGATCACCGCGGCCCCATGGCTCTTGGCCGCCCGCTGCAGCAGCTGGATGACGATCTGGCCGTTCTCGCCGTCGAGCGCGCTGGTGGGCTCGTCGGCGAAC
The sequence above is drawn from the Phenylobacterium glaciei genome and encodes:
- a CDS encoding SDR family NAD(P)-dependent oxidoreductase encodes the protein MADIRFDGKVAIVTGAGGGLGKQHALELARRGAKVVVNDLGGSMDGSGGSSAAADAVVEEIKAMGGEAIANGGSVTDDAGVAHMVKQTMDQWGRIDVLIANAGILRDKSFAKMTMEDFELVVNVHLMGTVKPTKAVWDIMREQNYGRIVVTTSSSGMYGNFGQSNYGAAKLGIIGFMNTIRLEGQKNNIHINAISPVAATRMTENLMPAEILEKLKPEYVTPGVVYLASEEAPTGAILTAGAGAFALTRLYETEGVYLGEGGLSVEEVRDNWAKISDPAGQQAYLNGGEQSGKFFRKMQGG
- a CDS encoding SDR family NAD(P)-dependent oxidoreductase encodes the protein MDLTNASALVTGGAGGFGSATARRLAQRGMKVVIADVADERGEALAKELGAGSVYVRTDIMDEESIARAVQAAVDLAPLRAAVVVHGGPPPPGATGAARTVNREGKRIPLAHFAHTVGVYLNSAFAVTSQAAEAMAKNAPLASNQRGVVINTASIAGYEGQPGQAAYSAAKGGIIGMTLTIARDLAPIGVRAMAIAPGTFLTLAYSARMTDEEAQAKWGPMVPNPHRMGDPDEYAQLAAQICENDFLNGTTIRLDGAQRF
- a CDS encoding type II toxin-antitoxin system VapC family toxin; translation: MRHLLDTNILSDLVRNPQGRIASRIVEVGENAVCTSVIVAAELRFGAAKKGSERLTAQLEAVLSALEILPFEAPADRAYGELRARLEAAGTPIGGNDMLIAAHAISSGHIVVTDNEREFGRVAGLQVLNWLR
- a CDS encoding antitoxin, whose protein sequence is MTVHRHVKLFKNGRNQAVRIPREFELPGEDAIMHREGDRLIIEAAAPKSLLAVLAGLSALDENFPEIADPIPDAVDL
- a CDS encoding HlyD family secretion protein; this encodes MFAFLRRHVVWLIVIVLAVAVGGAVVMNGKAKAQKAAAEKLAAAKAPKSPFVAIANGKADVEGGMIQVAARRAGIVREVLVSEGDRVTKGQVLARQEDDEPRLAAAQAAAAVRQAQAQMAMTQVQLSTAQRERARLQGLVATNFVAGQRLDQAQDKIREAQATLEAQRASIATAQAALAQAQYNRELTIIRAPADGRIARRYANPGAGASTLNVSTMFDLEPTAPHIVRAEIAEGALPYVSIGQAVQIAPESDPTKTYRGTVLRQAAVFGARKLVSDDPSERTDDRVVEVVVSAQDAPFLIGQRVLVKFLRGTEVAAR